Below is a genomic region from Isosphaeraceae bacterium EP7.
GCCCGCGCCGTCAAGGTCGACCGTCGGAGGTTCAGGCAGGGGGCCGACGCCAGGCCCAGGTCCAGTGCCGGTCGGAGGTCATCTTGACCCCCGCGGGATCGTATCCCAGGCCGGCCACGATCGACCGAATCTCGGCGAGCGTCAGCGACGCATTCAAGGAGTCGCGGAACAGGTCGCGAGCCTCGGCCGACTCCAGCGAGTTGTACAACTCGACGAGGAGGTCGACCTCATAGGCGGAACCGGGCCGGAAGAGATCCCGGATAAAGAGGGTGCCGCCGGGGGCGACCGACCGGGCCATCTCGGCCAGGGCCGGGGCGGGGTCGGGGATGTGGTGGACGATCGAGTTGCTGAGGACCGCCTCGAAGAGCCCTTCGTCGCCATCGAGCCGCTTGGCGTCGGCGAGCTGGAGTCGGATCCGCCCGGCCAGGCCCGCGGCCTCGACGTTCTGGGCCGCCAGGTCGAGCATGTGCCTGGCAAGGTCTACCCCGACGACGCGGGCGGCGGGGTCTGCCAGGCAGAGCGCGATCGGAATCTGGCCGGGGCCGGTCCCCACGTCGAGGATCTCTCCCCCCCGGCAAGGTCCGTGGAACGCGAGGAAGTCGGCCACGAAACGGAGGTTGACCGCCGAGTGGTCCATCGCGTCGTAATTTCTCGCCTCCTCGGGCGAGTCCATCGCTTCGGGCTCGAGCACTCGCGGAATCATGGCAAACACCGTGGCCAGACGGGACGGGGCGTGACGGGGGAGCCGGCCCTGTTGGCGGCCGACTCCCCGACGGTGGACATGTTAGGCGCCTTTGATGGTCGCCGTAGCCTTGCGGAGATTGTCGAGGCAGGCCTTAATATCGGCCATCGGATGCTCGGGGTTCTCTTCGTATTCGAGCGCCACGCAATAGGGGTACTTCACCTTGGCCAGTGCCTGCACGTACTCGGCGAGCTTGAGGTCGCCCTCGCCCAGAATCGTGAATGTCTTGGCGTCCTTGACGTCCTTCAGGTGGACGCCGTAGGTGCGCTTGGCGAAGCGGTGGATGGCCTCGACCGG
It encodes:
- a CDS encoding class I SAM-dependent methyltransferase, with amino-acid sequence MDSPEEARNYDAMDHSAVNLRFVADFLAFHGPCRGGEILDVGTGPGQIPIALCLADPAARVVGVDLARHMLDLAAQNVEAAGLAGRIRLQLADAKRLDGDEGLFEAVLSNSIVHHIPDPAPALAEMARSVAPGGTLFIRDLFRPGSAYEVDLLVELYNSLESAEARDLFRDSLNASLTLAEIRSIVAGLGYDPAGVKMTSDRHWTWAWRRPPA